The Tripterygium wilfordii isolate XIE 37 chromosome 23, ASM1340144v1, whole genome shotgun sequence genomic sequence GGTTGCTGTGCCTCCTGGGTCGGTCCCTGCTGTTGAATCTACAGAAATCGTTACTGAGGCGGTGATTGAGAACTCTGAAGAGACAATCACAAATTCGACTCCCAAACCTGCATCAGACTGTGAAGACTTAACGGTTGTGAATTGCTCGGATCCGCGGGTTTTAATTGCTGTGGAGAAGTTTAACCTGAAGTGGTTCAAGTCTATTGTGTTCATGGAGTATCAGACACCCGTTAATGGTTCAAAACCGAATGAATGTGATGTGGCATGGAGGTTCAgaaatagaaaggaaaaatcTTGGAGGAAGTACAGGGATTTTAGGAGGTTTGAGATTGGAATTGGAGTGAATTGTTCCTATAAAGTGGCGCACGCAACTGGTTGGCATTCGGGCCTTAATGCTCGACGTGCTAGGAGTAGGTTCAATGGAACCAGGAGTGGGGGCAATGCAAAAATTGCACCTGCTGTTCGTGATCCTGAGATCAATGATACAATACAAACCTTGGGATCAGAGTCTAACTTCAGGAAGGGAAAGTACTTGTACTATTCACGTGGAGGTGATTATTGTAAGGGAATGAATCACTACATTTGGAGTTTTATGTGTGGATTGGGGGAGGCAATGTACTTGAATAGAACATTTGTGATGGATCTGAGTATATGCTTGTCAGGGGCTTACACTTCAAGTGGTAAGGATGAGGAAGGAAAGGATTTTcggttttattttgattttaagcATCTTAAGGAGGCGGCATCCATCGTTGAGGAGGCAGAGTTTTTGGGAGACTGGAAGAAATGGGATCGCTCACACAAGCGCAAAGTACCAGTTAGGAAAGTTGTGACTCATAAAGTGGCACCGATGCAACTTAAGAAAGACAAGAGCACAATTATATGGAGGCAGTTTGATAGTCCTGAGCCAGAGAATTATTGGTATAGGGTCTGTGAAGGGCAAGCTGCAAAGTACATCCAGAGGCCGTGGCATGCAATCTGGAAATCCAAAAGGTTGATGAATATAGTTACTGAGATCAGTGGGAGAATGGACTGGGATTTTGATGCAGTTCATGTAGTTAGAGGAGAGAAGGCCCAGAATACGGAGCTTTGGCCAAACTTGGATTCTGATACATCACCTGATGCTTTGCTTGCCAAGCTCAGAGGGATGATTCAGCCTTGGAGGCATCT encodes the following:
- the LOC119993388 gene encoding uncharacterized protein LOC119993388, encoding MKESTPRTEPIGQNLIKLVSNFCFSVFVFSVLIFTVIAITYQPPDPWLESAPALTKLFTETENATFKIDGSILKTGEDLVAVPPGSVPAVESTEIVTEAVIENSEETITNSTPKPASDCEDLTVVNCSDPRVLIAVEKFNLKWFKSIVFMEYQTPVNGSKPNECDVAWRFRNRKEKSWRKYRDFRRFEIGIGVNCSYKVAHATGWHSGLNARRARSRFNGTRSGGNAKIAPAVRDPEINDTIQTLGSESNFRKGKYLYYSRGGDYCKGMNHYIWSFMCGLGEAMYLNRTFVMDLSICLSGAYTSSGKDEEGKDFRFYFDFKHLKEAASIVEEAEFLGDWKKWDRSHKRKVPVRKVVTHKVAPMQLKKDKSTIIWRQFDSPEPENYWYRVCEGQAAKYIQRPWHAIWKSKRLMNIVTEISGRMDWDFDAVHVVRGEKAQNTELWPNLDSDTSPDALLAKLRGMIQPWRHLYIATNEPFYGYFDKLRSQYKVHLLDDYKELWGNTSDWYYETRLLNNGRPVELDGFMRAAVDTEVLYRAKTQVETFYNLTKDCKDGINTC